The proteins below are encoded in one region of Geomonas ferrireducens:
- a CDS encoding M3 family oligoendopeptidase yields MSTNLCWDTTPLYSSPSAPELNQAFEGATSQVAAFRERYRGKVAELSAEGLLEALKSYEKLQENLAVPQLYAHLLFAADSESDLHKRLSQKSEEFGNAMGRELLFFDLEIIQMEEEPFQKFAKDSLLDNYRHFLEVLRKFKAHTLSEREESLLSQKSLTGVQAFCRLFDEVSASLRYTLEMGGETKEVTGEELLALLHHPDAGLRERAFGTFLKKHEENGILYSAVFNNVALDHSQEMELRNYRHPMEPTNLGNEIPNEVVESLMQVSEKNYPLAQEYFRLKARLLGMPRLKNTDVYAPLTESDRKYSFEEARTMTVEAYRGFSEEFAELADSFFTGKRVDVMPRPGKSGGAFCMGMTPALPPYLLLNFTGNLRDVATIAHEVGHGIHYLLAQRQTMLNYHPPLPLAETASVFGEMLLTRQLLERETDVEVKKSLLCAKIEDIIATTFRQNVLTRFEEQMHLRRNDGLLTANELCDLWWDENAKLYGDSVEMIEPYRYGWSYISHFIHARFYCYSYTCAELVVLSLFQRYLKERESFVPVYRGILADGGSKSPGDTLAPAGIVFSDPSFWQGGYDLLGDLIAELKALL; encoded by the coding sequence ATGTCAACCAACCTCTGCTGGGATACCACCCCGCTTTACTCTTCCCCTTCAGCACCCGAGCTCAACCAGGCTTTCGAGGGTGCTACTTCGCAGGTTGCAGCGTTCAGGGAGCGCTACCGCGGCAAGGTAGCCGAACTCTCCGCCGAGGGGTTGCTGGAGGCGCTTAAAAGTTACGAGAAGCTGCAGGAGAATCTGGCGGTGCCGCAGCTCTACGCACACCTGCTGTTCGCCGCCGACAGCGAGAGCGATCTGCACAAACGGCTCTCCCAGAAGTCCGAGGAGTTCGGCAACGCCATGGGACGGGAGCTCCTCTTCTTCGATCTGGAGATCATCCAGATGGAGGAAGAGCCGTTTCAAAAGTTCGCCAAAGACAGCCTGCTCGACAACTACCGCCACTTCCTCGAGGTGCTGCGCAAGTTCAAGGCGCACACCCTTTCCGAGCGGGAGGAGAGCCTGCTTTCGCAAAAAAGCCTGACCGGGGTGCAGGCCTTCTGCCGTCTCTTCGACGAGGTCTCCGCCTCCCTGCGCTACACCCTCGAGATGGGCGGGGAGACCAAAGAGGTGACCGGCGAGGAACTGCTTGCCCTTTTGCATCACCCGGACGCAGGGCTGCGCGAGCGCGCCTTCGGCACCTTCCTCAAGAAGCACGAGGAAAACGGCATCCTCTATTCCGCAGTGTTCAACAACGTGGCGCTTGACCACTCCCAGGAGATGGAGCTCAGAAACTACCGGCACCCGATGGAGCCGACCAACCTCGGTAACGAGATCCCCAACGAGGTGGTCGAAAGCCTCATGCAGGTCTCCGAGAAAAACTACCCCTTGGCACAGGAATACTTCCGCCTGAAAGCACGGCTCCTCGGCATGCCTAGGCTGAAAAACACCGACGTCTACGCCCCCCTCACCGAGAGCGACCGCAAATACAGCTTCGAGGAAGCGCGCACCATGACGGTTGAGGCGTACCGCGGGTTCTCCGAAGAGTTCGCTGAGCTCGCCGACTCCTTCTTCACCGGGAAGCGTGTGGACGTCATGCCCCGTCCCGGCAAGAGCGGCGGCGCGTTCTGCATGGGGATGACCCCGGCGCTCCCGCCGTACCTGCTTTTGAACTTCACCGGCAACCTGCGCGACGTGGCGACCATCGCCCACGAGGTGGGGCACGGCATCCACTACCTGCTTGCGCAGCGCCAGACCATGCTCAACTACCACCCGCCGCTGCCGCTTGCCGAGACCGCCTCGGTGTTCGGCGAGATGCTCCTCACTCGACAGTTGCTGGAGCGCGAGACCGACGTGGAGGTGAAGAAGTCGCTTCTGTGCGCGAAGATCGAGGACATCATCGCCACCACCTTCAGGCAGAACGTCCTCACCAGGTTCGAGGAGCAGATGCACCTAAGGCGTAACGACGGCCTTCTCACCGCGAACGAGCTCTGCGACCTCTGGTGGGACGAGAACGCGAAGCTCTACGGCGACTCGGTCGAGATGATCGAGCCTTACCGCTACGGCTGGAGCTACATCTCCCACTTCATCCACGCACGTTTCTACTGCTACTCCTACACCTGCGCGGAACTGGTGGTGCTGTCGCTGTTCCAGCGCTACCTGAAGGAGCGCGAGAGCTTCGTCCCCGTCTACCGCGGCATACTGGCCGATGGCGGCTCCAAGTCGCCAGGCGACACCCTCGCACCCGCAGGCATCGTCTTCAGCGACCCCAGCTTCTGGCAGGGGGGCTACGACCTCCTCGGCGATCTCATCGCAGAGCTGAAAGCGCTGCTGTAG
- a CDS encoding helix-turn-helix domain-containing protein, with product MKKRQVVQDAAYQPAPGTATGCDRFGAGSGGQCIVLQRLFSCRNDAMPTGAEAGHGADVGCSVGAMAFASLTLREARDRIERWMVYDAIRACAGNMSKAADMLGVSRPALYDLVKKYGVCRIKTRG from the coding sequence ATGAAAAAGCGTCAGGTGGTTCAGGATGCGGCTTATCAACCTGCACCGGGTACGGCAACAGGTTGTGACCGTTTCGGGGCAGGAAGCGGTGGTCAGTGCATCGTGTTGCAGCGGCTTTTTTCCTGCCGCAACGATGCGATGCCAACGGGCGCGGAAGCGGGGCACGGCGCGGATGTCGGGTGCAGTGTTGGGGCCATGGCCTTCGCGTCACTCACCCTACGGGAAGCGCGGGACAGGATCGAGCGGTGGATGGTGTACGACGCGATCCGCGCCTGTGCGGGAAACATGAGCAAGGCGGCGGACATGCTGGGCGTCAGCCGTCCGGCCCTTTACGATCTGGTGAAGAAGTACGGGGTGTGCAGGATCAAGACGCGCGGCTGA
- the thrC gene encoding threonine synthase → MKYISTRGNITPIGFKDAVMMGLATDGGLILPESIPQLDRDTLAAWSKLPYRELAFNIISLFATDIPAADLKALIDRSYGTFEHQETTPLVKKDGVYILELFHGPTLAFKDVALQLLGNLFEYLLKERGEKMNILGATSGDTGSAAIAGVRGKENINIFILHPHLKTSPIQALQMTSVLDANVHNIAVEGTFDDCQNIVKTLFNDLEFKKEYALGAVNSINWARVLAQVVYYFYAWGRLPEQGKVVFSVPTGNFGDIFAGYLAKSMGLPVEKLLLATNENNILSRFVQSGDYSLGKVVQTVSPSMDIQLASNLERYLYYLFNENPERVRSAFAELQQTGKIVFTAEEVQRVQSEFLSCTVDEAKTLDTIASFNKETGYVLDPHTAVGVRAALECVNGHPAVVCLATAHPAKFGDAVERAIGTPAVLPPQLAALQGKETRCEIMAADKELVKAFVKANA, encoded by the coding sequence ATGAAATACATAAGCACCAGGGGAAACATCACCCCCATCGGGTTCAAGGACGCAGTAATGATGGGTCTTGCCACCGACGGCGGCCTCATTCTGCCGGAGAGCATCCCGCAGCTCGACCGCGACACCCTAGCCGCGTGGTCCAAGCTCCCCTACCGTGAGCTCGCTTTCAATATCATATCCCTCTTCGCCACCGACATCCCGGCCGCCGATCTGAAGGCGCTCATCGACCGTTCCTACGGGACCTTCGAGCACCAGGAGACGACGCCCCTGGTGAAAAAGGACGGCGTCTACATCCTGGAACTCTTCCACGGCCCCACCCTCGCCTTCAAGGACGTGGCGCTGCAACTGCTCGGAAACCTCTTCGAGTACCTTTTGAAGGAGCGCGGCGAGAAGATGAACATCCTGGGCGCCACCTCCGGCGACACCGGGAGTGCTGCCATCGCCGGGGTGCGCGGCAAGGAGAACATCAACATCTTCATCCTGCATCCGCACCTGAAGACCTCGCCCATCCAGGCGCTGCAGATGACCAGCGTGCTCGACGCCAACGTGCACAACATCGCCGTAGAGGGGACCTTCGACGACTGCCAGAACATCGTGAAGACCCTGTTCAACGACCTCGAATTCAAGAAGGAGTACGCGCTGGGCGCGGTGAACTCGATCAACTGGGCCCGCGTGCTCGCACAGGTGGTCTACTACTTCTACGCCTGGGGCAGGCTCCCCGAGCAGGGGAAAGTGGTATTCTCCGTCCCGACCGGGAACTTCGGCGACATCTTTGCGGGCTACCTCGCGAAAAGCATGGGACTACCCGTGGAAAAGCTCCTCCTTGCCACCAACGAGAACAACATCCTCTCGCGCTTCGTGCAAAGCGGCGACTACTCTTTGGGGAAGGTCGTGCAGACCGTCTCCCCTTCCATGGACATCCAGCTCGCCTCGAACCTGGAGCGCTACCTCTATTACCTCTTCAACGAAAACCCGGAGCGCGTGAGAAGCGCCTTTGCCGAGCTGCAGCAGACCGGCAAGATCGTCTTCACCGCAGAAGAGGTGCAGCGCGTGCAGAGCGAATTCCTGAGCTGCACCGTGGACGAAGCGAAGACCCTCGACACGATCGCCTCCTTCAACAAGGAGACCGGCTACGTTCTCGACCCGCACACCGCGGTCGGGGTGCGCGCCGCCCTCGAGTGCGTGAACGGGCATCCGGCCGTCGTATGCCTTGCCACCGCGCACCCGGCGAAGTTCGGTGACGCCGTCGAGCGTGCCATCGGCACCCCCGCGGTGCTGCCGCCCCAGCTCGCCGCGCTGCAGGGCAAGGAAACGCGCTGCGAGATCATGGCTGCGGACAAAGAGCTGGTGAAAGCCTTCGTGAAAGCCAATGCTTAG
- the acnB gene encoding bifunctional aconitate hydratase 2/2-methylisocitrate dehydratase, producing the protein MIEAYLKQEAERKALGIPAKPLDPEQTAELCKLLEAPPAGKEEFLLHLLKERVSPGVDPAAEVKAGFLAAILTGAKKSPLVSKKDAVQILGTMLGGYNVSPLVAALKDAEVADEAVKALCGTTLVYDAFDDVFELSKSNAGAKKVLESWANAEWFTSKPGLPEVVKVKVYKVEGEINTDDFSPAGDAWSRPDIPLHALAMGKTRFPDGNATIAKFRAEGFQVAFVGDVVGTGSSRKSACNSVLWHIGQDIPAVPNKRRDGIIIGGVIAPIFFNTAQDSGAFPIKTDVTKMKTGDVIVINAKKGEVTTEAGEVLSTFTVAPNTLFDEFRAGGRIPLIIGRALTDRARKALGMAPTDVFTLPVNPVAKAGQGYSLAQKMVGQACGVAGVLPGTACEPKMTTVGSQDTTGPMTADELKELACLKFQAPMFMQSFCHTAAYPKPADVKMHKTLPQFIIERGGVPLKPGDGVIHSWLNRLLVPDTVGTGGDSHTRFPIGISFPAGSGLVAFAGALGFMPLDMPESVLVRFKGKFNPGITLRDAVNAIPYWAIKQGLLTVPKKNKVNIFNGRILEMEGLPELSVEQAFELTDAAAERSAAAGCIKLSEKSVATYLRSNVALMKQMIADGYQDAQTLQNRIDAVNEWLKAPKLLEADANAEYAAVIEIDLAEITEPILACPNDPDDVKLLSDVAGTPIQDVFLGSCMTNIGHFRAAGEIWRGQKFNPNVRTWICPPTRMDQAKLKDEAYFSVYSAMGARVEIAGCSLCMGNQARVPDGVNMFSTSTRNFDDRIGNGAKVFLGSAELGAVTVNMGKLPTPAEYLAVYKEKVEPNKATVYKYLQFDEM; encoded by the coding sequence ATGATCGAAGCGTACCTGAAGCAAGAGGCAGAAAGAAAAGCACTCGGGATTCCTGCGAAACCGCTCGACCCTGAGCAGACCGCGGAACTTTGCAAACTGTTGGAAGCACCCCCGGCAGGCAAGGAGGAGTTCCTGCTCCACCTCCTGAAGGAAAGGGTCTCCCCGGGCGTCGACCCGGCTGCCGAAGTGAAGGCCGGCTTCCTCGCCGCCATCCTCACCGGCGCCAAGAAGTCCCCGCTGGTCTCCAAGAAGGACGCGGTTCAGATCCTGGGCACCATGCTGGGCGGCTACAACGTCTCCCCGCTGGTCGCAGCGCTGAAGGACGCGGAAGTTGCCGACGAGGCCGTTAAGGCGCTTTGCGGCACCACCCTCGTGTACGACGCATTCGACGACGTTTTCGAGCTCTCCAAGAGCAACGCCGGCGCCAAAAAGGTCCTCGAGTCCTGGGCCAACGCCGAGTGGTTCACCTCCAAGCCGGGCCTGCCGGAAGTTGTGAAGGTGAAGGTCTACAAGGTCGAAGGCGAGATCAACACCGACGACTTCTCCCCGGCGGGTGACGCCTGGAGCCGTCCGGACATCCCGCTGCACGCCCTTGCCATGGGCAAGACCCGCTTCCCCGACGGCAACGCCACCATCGCCAAGTTCAGGGCAGAAGGGTTCCAGGTCGCTTTCGTGGGCGACGTAGTGGGTACCGGTTCCTCCCGTAAGTCCGCATGCAACAGCGTGCTGTGGCACATCGGCCAGGACATCCCGGCCGTTCCGAACAAGCGTCGCGACGGCATCATCATCGGCGGCGTCATCGCCCCGATCTTCTTCAACACCGCGCAGGACTCCGGCGCGTTCCCGATCAAGACCGACGTGACCAAGATGAAGACCGGCGACGTCATCGTGATCAACGCCAAGAAGGGCGAGGTCACCACCGAAGCCGGTGAGGTCCTCTCCACCTTCACCGTGGCCCCGAACACCCTGTTCGACGAGTTCCGCGCCGGCGGCCGTATCCCGCTGATCATCGGCCGCGCCCTCACCGACCGCGCCAGGAAAGCACTCGGCATGGCACCGACCGACGTCTTCACCCTCCCGGTCAACCCGGTTGCCAAGGCAGGCCAGGGGTACTCGCTGGCCCAGAAGATGGTCGGCCAGGCATGCGGCGTAGCCGGCGTCCTTCCGGGGACCGCTTGCGAGCCGAAGATGACCACCGTAGGTTCCCAGGACACCACCGGCCCGATGACCGCCGACGAGCTGAAAGAGCTCGCCTGCCTCAAGTTCCAGGCTCCGATGTTCATGCAGTCCTTCTGCCACACCGCGGCCTACCCGAAACCGGCCGACGTGAAGATGCACAAGACCCTGCCGCAGTTCATCATCGAGCGTGGCGGCGTGCCCCTTAAGCCGGGCGATGGCGTCATCCACTCCTGGCTGAACCGTCTCCTCGTTCCGGACACCGTCGGTACCGGCGGCGACTCCCACACCCGTTTCCCGATCGGGATCTCCTTCCCGGCAGGTTCCGGTCTGGTCGCCTTCGCAGGCGCCCTTGGCTTCATGCCGCTCGACATGCCCGAGTCCGTCCTTGTCCGCTTCAAGGGCAAGTTCAACCCCGGCATCACCCTGCGCGACGCGGTTAACGCGATCCCGTACTGGGCGATCAAGCAGGGCCTTCTCACCGTGCCCAAGAAGAACAAGGTCAACATCTTCAACGGCCGCATCCTCGAGATGGAAGGTCTTCCTGAGCTCTCCGTCGAGCAGGCCTTCGAGCTGACCGACGCCGCTGCCGAGCGTAGCGCCGCCGCCGGCTGCATCAAGCTTTCCGAGAAGTCGGTAGCCACCTACCTGCGCTCCAACGTGGCCCTCATGAAGCAGATGATCGCCGACGGGTACCAGGACGCGCAGACCCTGCAGAACAGGATCGACGCGGTCAACGAGTGGCTGAAGGCTCCGAAGCTTCTCGAAGCGGACGCCAACGCCGAGTACGCAGCGGTCATCGAGATCGACCTCGCCGAGATCACCGAGCCGATCCTCGCCTGCCCGAACGATCCGGACGACGTGAAGCTCCTCTCCGACGTTGCCGGCACCCCGATCCAGGACGTGTTCCTCGGTTCCTGCATGACCAACATCGGCCACTTCCGCGCCGCAGGTGAGATCTGGAGGGGCCAGAAGTTCAACCCGAACGTCCGTACCTGGATCTGCCCGCCGACCCGCATGGATCAGGCGAAGCTCAAGGACGAGGCGTACTTCTCCGTCTACAGCGCGATGGGCGCACGCGTCGAAATCGCCGGCTGCTCGCTCTGCATGGGTAACCAAGCACGCGTGCCCGACGGGGTGAACATGTTCTCCACCTCGACCCGTAACTTCGATGACAGGATCGGCAACGGCGCCAAGGTGTTCCTCGGCTCCGCAGAGCTCGGTGCCGTCACCGTGAACATGGGCAAGCTCCCGACCCCGGCCGAGTATCTGGCCGTGTACAAGGAGAAGGTCGAGCCGAACAAGGCAACCGTGTACAAGTACCTTCAGTTCGACGAGATGTAG
- the yrfG gene encoding GMP/IMP nucleotidase, which produces MSLPPLQVDWNHIDTVHLDMDGTLLDRHFDDHFWLEHVPRRYAEKNGIDESAAREKLYRMFRSQEKTLNWTDLDYWSAQLGLDIPVLKEEVHHLIAVHPFVTEFLLFLRQHGKKVYLVTNAHGKTLNLKLRRTTIGGYFDGIISAHDLGLPKEDPLFWGELQRKVPYDPERTMLGEDSETNLDTARRFGIRYLIYVGRFSSTMQPLQSKDFHTIHYFSELIPRDGGMAVRI; this is translated from the coding sequence ATGTCCCTCCCCCCACTGCAAGTAGACTGGAACCACATCGACACGGTCCACCTCGACATGGACGGCACCCTGCTGGACCGCCACTTCGACGACCACTTCTGGCTGGAGCACGTCCCCAGGCGCTACGCCGAAAAAAACGGCATCGACGAGAGCGCGGCGAGGGAAAAGCTCTACCGCATGTTCCGCTCCCAGGAGAAGACCCTCAACTGGACCGACCTCGATTACTGGTCCGCGCAGCTGGGCCTCGACATCCCGGTGCTCAAGGAGGAGGTGCACCACCTGATCGCGGTGCACCCGTTCGTGACAGAGTTCCTCCTCTTCCTGCGACAGCACGGCAAGAAGGTCTACCTGGTCACCAACGCCCACGGTAAGACGCTGAACCTGAAACTGCGCCGGACCACGATCGGCGGCTACTTCGACGGCATCATCTCGGCTCACGACCTGGGACTGCCAAAGGAGGATCCGCTCTTCTGGGGGGAACTGCAGAGGAAGGTACCGTACGATCCTGAAAGAACCATGCTGGGAGAGGACAGCGAGACCAACCTGGACACGGCGCGCCGCTTCGGCATCCGCTACCTGATTTACGTCGGACGCTTCAGCTCGACGATGCAGCCGCTCCAGTCGAAAGACTTTCACACCATCCATTATTTCAGCGAACTGATTCCGCGCGACGGCGGCATGGCGGTACGTATCTGA
- a CDS encoding DUF448 domain-containing protein yields MTKAAPQRSCLACRETKDKGELLRFVLAPDRTLVPDLQNKLPGRGAYTCMKAVCLKLAAQKKQFARGFKGDVLGADAEGLLKQVVHKLEERIASYISLANKAGKVVSGSDQVQEKLKKGGAGLLFVATDISPDIGEKFRGLAKLKDVPCISLFTKERLGELLGKELRSVLVVMESGFVGSIELEMEKYRNFFEEERE; encoded by the coding sequence ATGACGAAGGCCGCACCACAGAGAAGTTGCCTCGCCTGCCGTGAGACAAAGGACAAGGGCGAGCTGCTCCGCTTCGTGCTGGCCCCGGACCGTACCCTCGTACCGGATCTGCAGAACAAGCTCCCCGGGCGCGGCGCGTACACCTGCATGAAGGCTGTGTGTCTGAAGCTCGCGGCCCAGAAAAAGCAGTTCGCCCGCGGCTTCAAGGGGGATGTGCTGGGCGCCGACGCAGAGGGGCTGCTCAAGCAGGTGGTCCACAAGCTCGAGGAGCGCATCGCCTCCTACATCAGCCTCGCCAACAAGGCGGGGAAGGTGGTTTCAGGTTCGGATCAGGTACAGGAAAAGCTGAAGAAAGGTGGGGCGGGGCTTTTGTTCGTCGCCACCGATATATCGCCCGATATCGGCGAGAAGTTCAGGGGGCTCGCGAAGCTGAAGGATGTCCCCTGCATCTCCCTGTTCACCAAGGAACGCCTTGGCGAATTGCTGGGAAAGGAACTCAGAAGCGTCCTGGTTGTTATGGAAAGCGGCTTCGTGGGCTCGATTGAATTGGAAATGGAAAAGTACAGGAACTTCTTTGAGGAGGAGCGTGAGTAG
- the nusA gene encoding transcription termination factor NusA: protein METSFNLKHTIDQIVKEKGIDKSIVVEALEQAVLTAANKKFRNTRDLEAHYNPEIGEVELFEFVTVVEEVQDSYREIELDEAREEDPDVEIGDSIGMKMDASGFSRIAAQTAKQVIIQRVREAERETIFNEFQERQGEIVNGVVRRFEKGDLIVDLGRAEALLPHKEQAPREVYRQGDRVKALITEIRMTTKGPQIMLSRTHPQMLAKLFEAEVPEIAEGIVEIKSVVREPGGRAKIAVYSHDADVDPVGACVGMRGSRVQNVVSELRGEKIDIIPWSEDIARFACNALAPAVVTKVYVDEEEYAMEVIVADDQLSLAIGKRGQNVRLAAKLTGWKIDIKSETRMAEAELQQFASYDGTEAEEAEETAESAESAEPVVEATEED, encoded by the coding sequence GTGGAAACGAGCTTTAACCTCAAGCACACGATCGACCAGATCGTAAAAGAGAAGGGTATCGATAAAAGTATTGTGGTAGAGGCGCTGGAACAGGCAGTACTGACGGCCGCCAACAAGAAATTTCGTAATACCCGTGATCTGGAGGCGCACTATAACCCCGAGATCGGCGAGGTTGAGCTGTTCGAGTTCGTTACCGTCGTGGAAGAGGTGCAGGATTCCTACCGCGAGATCGAGCTCGACGAGGCCCGCGAGGAGGATCCGGACGTCGAGATCGGCGACTCCATCGGCATGAAGATGGACGCCTCCGGCTTCTCCAGGATCGCCGCGCAGACCGCGAAGCAGGTGATCATCCAGCGCGTGCGTGAGGCTGAGCGCGAAACCATCTTCAACGAGTTCCAGGAGCGCCAGGGCGAGATCGTGAACGGCGTCGTGCGCCGTTTCGAGAAGGGCGACCTGATCGTCGACCTCGGCCGCGCCGAGGCACTTCTCCCGCACAAGGAGCAGGCTCCGCGCGAGGTGTACCGTCAGGGCGACCGCGTGAAGGCCCTCATAACCGAGATCCGCATGACCACCAAAGGGCCGCAGATCATGCTCTCCCGCACCCATCCCCAGATGCTCGCCAAGCTGTTCGAGGCCGAGGTTCCGGAGATCGCCGAGGGGATAGTCGAGATCAAGAGCGTCGTGCGCGAGCCGGGTGGGCGTGCCAAGATCGCCGTCTACTCCCACGATGCCGACGTCGACCCGGTCGGCGCCTGCGTCGGTATGCGCGGCTCCCGCGTGCAGAACGTGGTCTCCGAGCTGCGCGGTGAGAAGATCGACATCATCCCCTGGAGCGAGGACATCGCCCGCTTCGCTTGCAACGCCCTGGCCCCGGCCGTGGTCACCAAGGTGTACGTCGACGAGGAGGAGTACGCCATGGAGGTCATCGTGGCCGACGACCAACTCTCGCTCGCCATCGGCAAGCGCGGCCAGAACGTGCGTCTTGCCGCCAAGCTGACCGGGTGGAAGATCGACATCAAGAGCGAGACCCGCATGGCCGAGGCCGAGCTGCAGCAGTTCGCCTCCTACGACGGCACCGAGGCCGAAGAGGCAGAGGAAACCGCCGAGAGCGCAGAGAGTGCCGAGCCCGTGGTAGAGGCGACCGAAGAGGATTAG
- the rimP gene encoding ribosome maturation factor RimP codes for MAKVDVAERVTEIVAEIGAPLGIGLVDLEYKREGRDMVLRIFLEKEGGITLDDCADVSRQLSDILDVEDFMPERYDLEVSSPGICRPLKKVADYERFAGHLVKVKTFEMLADDAGNKRKTFTGKLLGVADGVISIDLTEGQHASIPLDKVAKANLEFEF; via the coding sequence ATGGCCAAGGTAGATGTAGCAGAAAGAGTCACTGAAATCGTTGCAGAGATCGGCGCACCGCTCGGTATCGGGCTGGTCGACCTCGAGTACAAGCGCGAGGGGCGCGACATGGTGCTCAGGATCTTCCTCGAGAAGGAAGGCGGGATCACCCTGGACGACTGCGCCGACGTGAGCCGCCAGCTCTCCGACATCCTGGACGTCGAGGACTTCATGCCCGAGCGTTACGACCTGGAGGTCTCCTCGCCGGGGATCTGCCGTCCGCTCAAGAAGGTCGCCGACTACGAGCGTTTCGCGGGACACCTGGTGAAGGTGAAAACCTTTGAGATGCTGGCCGACGACGCGGGGAACAAGCGCAAGACCTTCACCGGGAAGCTCCTGGGGGTTGCGGACGGGGTGATCAGCATCGACCTTACCGAGGGGCAGCATGCTTCCATCCCTCTGGACAAAGTGGCCAAGGCCAACCTCGAATTCGAATTCTAA